In Desulfovibrio psychrotolerans, a genomic segment contains:
- a CDS encoding thiamine pyrophosphate-dependent enzyme: MSAEQIVFQAPEIMIDRATHYCPGCHHGIAHRLVGEVLTEMGLVDDTLCVGSIGCSVFIYNYLNVDAVEAPHGRAPAVATGLKRARKDKFVFTYQGDGDLASIGMAEIVHAANRGERISVVFVNNTVYGMTGGQMAPTTLIGQKTTTCPGGRCADREGAPIRMSEIIGGLGGTAYCERASLDSVKNIRRAKKAIRKAFEVQQQGIGFGFVELLSGCPTNWRMDAVAANKRITEEMIPYFPLAVFKDVTAEGARECMPEADLSESAGKSAKEVK, from the coding sequence ATGTCAGCAGAACAGATAGTCTTTCAGGCTCCCGAAATCATGATAGACCGGGCAACCCATTACTGCCCCGGCTGCCATCACGGCATTGCGCACCGCCTTGTGGGCGAGGTGCTGACGGAAATGGGCCTTGTGGATGACACGCTGTGCGTGGGCTCCATCGGCTGTTCCGTGTTCATCTACAACTACCTGAACGTAGACGCGGTGGAAGCGCCCCACGGACGCGCCCCCGCCGTTGCCACGGGGCTCAAGCGCGCCCGCAAGGATAAGTTCGTGTTCACCTATCAGGGCGACGGCGACCTCGCCTCCATCGGCATGGCAGAGATAGTGCACGCTGCCAACCGGGGCGAGCGCATCTCCGTGGTGTTCGTCAACAACACCGTCTACGGCATGACCGGCGGGCAGATGGCTCCCACCACCCTCATCGGGCAGAAGACCACCACCTGTCCCGGCGGACGCTGCGCAGACCGCGAAGGCGCGCCCATCCGCATGAGTGAGATCATCGGCGGTCTGGGCGGCACCGCCTACTGCGAACGCGCCTCGCTGGACAGCGTAAAGAACATCCGCCGCGCCAAAAAGGCCATCCGCAAGGCGTTCGAGGTGCAGCAGCAGGGCATCGGCTTCGGTTTCGTGGAGCTGCTCTCCGGCTGCCCCACCAACTGGCGCATGGACGCCGTTGCCGCCAACAAGCGCATCACCGAGGAAATGATCCCCTACTTCCCGCTGGCCGTATTCAAGGATGTAACGGCAGAAGGCGCACGCGAATGCATGCCGGAAGCCGACCTTTCCGAATCCGCCGGAAAATCCGCTAAGGAGGTCAAATAA
- a CDS encoding 2-oxoacid:acceptor oxidoreductase family protein: MSLYQDVIIAGFGGQGVMLIGNLLAYAGMEAGLEVTYIPVYGPEMRGGTANCTVVISSEDIGSPIIQRPKSLIVMNQPSMDKFQPRMLDGGVQILNSSLVDAAQADPRVKSFAVPANEIADTLGNTRMANMVALGAYVQATGVVPLDVVKASLSSVISAHYSHLIAKNADALQAGADHVAGLMK; the protein is encoded by the coding sequence ATGAGCCTCTATCAGGACGTTATCATCGCCGGATTCGGCGGACAGGGCGTCATGCTCATCGGCAACCTGCTCGCGTACGCGGGCATGGAAGCGGGACTGGAAGTAACCTACATCCCCGTATACGGCCCGGAAATGCGCGGCGGCACCGCCAACTGCACCGTGGTCATCTCTTCGGAAGACATAGGTTCACCCATCATCCAGCGGCCCAAATCGCTCATCGTGATGAACCAGCCCTCCATGGACAAGTTCCAGCCCCGCATGCTGGACGGCGGCGTGCAGATTCTGAACTCCTCGCTGGTGGACGCGGCGCAGGCCGACCCCCGCGTAAAGAGCTTCGCCGTGCCCGCCAATGAAATAGCAGACACGCTGGGCAACACCCGTATGGCCAACATGGTAGCCCTCGGTGCCTACGTGCAGGCCACGGGCGTGGTGCCGCTGGACGTGGTAAAGGCCTCCCTTTCCTCCGTCATCAGCGCCCACTACAGCCACCTCATCGCCAAAAACGCAGACGCCCTGCAGGCAGGCGCAGACCACGTGGCAGGTTTGATGAAATAA